The segment TGATTTAACAATCCGTCGTAACGCACCAAGTTATCCCACTAAATTGAATATTAGGGATTATAGTAGTCTTATGTAGCAAAATATTAAGTTAAGTTAACCATCATGGCTTTATTCGGATTTGGCAAAAAGTTAACTCTCCCCACCCCTGAAACAGCGTTACCTGGACGAAGACAAGCAATGCCTGTTCCAGCATCCCACTATGTCAATGGTCATCCCCTAAAACCTCCGTTCCCTAGTGGACTTGAAACCGCTATGTTTGGTCTGGGCTGTTTTTGGGGTGCAGAGCGCAAATTTTGGCAATGCGAAGGCGTTTATACCACTGCCGTAGGGTATGCTGCCGGGATAACCCCTAACCCAACCTATCAGGAAGTTTGTACCGGACTTACGGGTCATAATGAAGTGGTGTTAGTGGTGTTTGACCCTAAAATCATTAGCTATGAAGAGCTTTTAAAAGTGTTTTGGGAAAGTCATAACCCCACCCAAGGAATGCGCCAAGGCAATGATGTAGGAACTCAGTACCGTTCGGGGATTTATGTTTATTCTCCCCAACATAAAAAAGCAGCAGAAACCTCTAAGGAAGTTTATCAAAAAGCCCTTAATCAAGCTGGCTATGGCGATATTACAACCGAAATTTTAGACGCTCCTGAATTTTACTACGCAGAAGACTATCATCAACAATATTTGGCCAAAAATCCTAATGGGTACTGTGGGTTAGGCGGAACGAATGTTAGTTGTCCCATTGGATTGAATGTGTAGTCAAAGGTAACAAGGAACGCCGCAACAGGGAACAGAGAAAAACTGTTGCCTGTTTCCTCAACCGAAGGTCAACCCACTAAGGATTTTAGGCAATTCAACATTTTTGAAGAAGTTCGTTAGCAACTCATGAAAATCAAAACCTGTCAATTTTCTCAGGTTTTACGGGTTAACGAATAGACATTAGTTGCCTAATTAAAATTAACTGTTAGCGGGAATAGACGCTATCAGAACCTGAAATTTGAGGCCGCTGCATTCCATAGTTATTCTGGGGTGCAGTGGGTTGATTGTATCCTTGAGGCGTTCCGTAACCATAGGGATTAATCGGTTGTACGGGTTGAACTGGTGTTGTAGGAACCCCATAACCATTAGGATAACCTCCTCCAACAGACTGATTGTAAGGTGTGCTGTACCCATTGGGATTGCCTGGGTAAGCTTGATAGGAAGGTACCATTGATTGTCTAGGGACTTGAGAATATTGGGGTTGAGTTGGTACTTGATTGAATCCAGTTGGTGTCGGTTGATTAATCGATGATGGAGAGGGATTAACAGAAGTATTCCCTAAAGGGTTAGA is part of the Rippkaea orientalis PCC 8801 genome and harbors:
- the msrA gene encoding peptide-methionine (S)-S-oxide reductase MsrA codes for the protein MALFGFGKKLTLPTPETALPGRRQAMPVPASHYVNGHPLKPPFPSGLETAMFGLGCFWGAERKFWQCEGVYTTAVGYAAGITPNPTYQEVCTGLTGHNEVVLVVFDPKIISYEELLKVFWESHNPTQGMRQGNDVGTQYRSGIYVYSPQHKKAAETSKEVYQKALNQAGYGDITTEILDAPEFYYAEDYHQQYLAKNPNGYCGLGGTNVSCPIGLNV